In the Periophthalmus magnuspinnatus isolate fPerMag1 chromosome 4, fPerMag1.2.pri, whole genome shotgun sequence genome, one interval contains:
- the LOC117369653 gene encoding guanine nucleotide-binding protein subunit alpha-11-like, translating to MASCWVWCRNTCVCCLSEDEKRNVANHKKIQKELERQKKKERKEIKILLLGTGESGKTTFIRQMRIIHGKGFSEVDRKTFAKCIFQNIFTAVKAMTAAMTTLKIPYSNPENEIYAKWLQDINTVQITQLERGYVDAIRRLWADSGIRVCYSRRCEYQLLDSTEYYLSNLDRIASPDYIPTEQDVLRVRFPTTGIHDYSFTIKNITLRIVDVGGQKSERRKWIHCFENVTSLIFLASLSEYDQVLEERETINRMNESLSLFYITIHSPWFLTTSIILFLNKTDILADKIQTSDLKKYFPNFPGQRQNVKDAQMFIRQMYEERSVNKTLYPHFTCATDTNNIRTVFDDVKDTVLLKSLGDYGIL from the exons ATGGCGAGCTGCTGGGTATGGTGCCGCAACacctgtgtgtgctgtttatccGAGGACGAAAAGAGGAATGTCGCCAACCACAAGAAGATCCAGAAGGAGCTcgagagacagaagaagaaagaaaggaaagaaatcAAAATCCTCCTGTTAG GAACCGGGGAGAGTGGCAAAACTACTTTTATCAGACAGATGCGTATCATCCATGGCAAAGGcttttctgaagtggacagaaAGACTTTTGCTAAATGTATATTTCAGAACATCTTCACAGCCGTGAAAGCCATGACAGCTGCGATGACCACACTCAAAATCCCCTATTCCAACCCAGAGAATGAG ATCTATGCCAAATGGCTGCAGGATATAAACACAGTGCAGATTACTCAGTTAGAAAGAGGCTACGTGGATGCTATCAGGCGCCTGTGGGCGGACTCAGGCATCCGAGTCTGCTACAGCCGCCGGTGCGAGTACCAGCTCCTCGACTCCACCGAGTA CTATCTGAGCAACTTGGACCGCATTGCTTCCCCAGACTACATACCAACAGAACAAGACGTGTTGCGAGTTCGATTCCCAACAACAGGCATCCATGACTACTCTTTCACCATCAAAAACATCACTCTAAG GATTGTAGACGTTGGTGGTCAGAAGTCAGAGCGTCGCAAAtggattcactgttttgaaaatgtcactTCTCTCATCTTTCTGGCATCCCTCAGCGAGTATGACCAAGTCCTGGAGGAAAGAGAAACCATT AACCGCATGAATGAGAGCCTGTCTCTGTTCTACATCACCATCCACTCACCCTGGTTCCTCACCACCTCCATCATACTTTTTCTCAACAAGACTGACATCTTAGCTGACAAAATACAGACTTCTGACTTGAAGAAATACTTCCCCAACTTCCCTG GTCAGAGGCAGAATGTGAAGGATGCACAGATGTTTATTCGCCAGATGTACGAGGAGCGGTCTGTCAACAAGACTCTGTACCCACACTTCACCTGCGCCACTGACACGAACAATATCAGGACGGTCTTTGACGACGTTAAAGACACAGTTCTGCTCAAGTCACTGGGGGATTATGGTATCCTATGA